One genomic segment of Gossypium arboreum isolate Shixiya-1 chromosome 3, ASM2569848v2, whole genome shotgun sequence includes these proteins:
- the LOC108474838 gene encoding uncharacterized protein LOC108474838, with the protein MAATCGRRTLGFSCSSAKTIFTHLPSSTPANNKLPGLFSPNKISASRFSLRNLTFSRLPLELGGAVTLMPLHSVTASALFTSLLSLHNQSWGCLSEGFATPL; encoded by the exons ATGGCGGCTACTTGTGGAAGGAGAACCCTAGGGTTCTCCTGCTCCTCGGCCAAGACCATTTTCACCCATTTACCATCCTCAACACCTGCTAACAATAAGCTACCCGGCCTTTTCTCTCCTAACAAAATTTCTGCTTCTCGATTCTCTCTCCGCAATCTCACTTTTTCCAG GCTCCCATTGGAATTGGGTGGTGCAGTAACTTTGATGCCTTTGCATAGTGTTACGGCTTCTGCTTTGTTCACTTCCTTGCTGTCTTTGCATAATCAAAGCTGGGGGTGTTTGTCAGAAG
- the LOC108474374 gene encoding polygalacturonase 1 beta-like protein 3 has translation MLNLWTFIFLCFLHLSSFNVVLGGVGDSLVSENPFTPKASVIRYWNKEIRREITKTHFLLSKVSPLTAVDSASFSKLAAQNDLASHLPSFCSSAKLFCFPDLSPSLEKHPKDERFAVYSNMNFSNYGTDRLAGVDSFKNYSEDSNIVVDSFHRYSRDSTGHKEQFANYASEGNVVDQNFHSYAASATGGSGNFNNYNREVNNPNLRFSSYGDDSNGHGQTFTQYTENANAGNGQSFSGYGKNGNGVPNEFSSYGKGANVIGSGFSGYGEAANGANDSFTSYGFDSNAPQNTFKSYGDGGNAAVNTFSSYRDQSNVGDDSFQSYAKNSNGEKVDFSNYGQSFNEGTDKFTGYGQGAVVQSIGFKIYGRNSTFKDYAKKEGIVFGRYNNGSSSETAQVKGGSSAVNKWVEPGKFFREKLLKQGTVMPMPDIKDKMPVRSFLPRTIVSKLPFSSSKFGELKRIFHAGDNSTLETVMLDALKECERAPSPGETKRCVGSAEDMIDFATSVLGRNVEVRTTENVKGSKQNIKIGSVKGINGGKVTKSVSCHQSLYPYLLYYCHSVPEVRVYEADILDPKSLEKINHGVAICHLDTSSWSSNHGAFLALGSGPGRIEVCHWIFENDMTWTISDS, from the exons ATGCTGAATCTATGGACTTTTATCTTCCTCTGCTTTCTCCATCTCTCATCCTTCAAT GTTGTGTTGGGCGGTGTCGGTGATTCGTTGGTGTCGGAGAATCCATTTACTCCAAAAGCCTCGGTGATTCGTTACTGGAACAAAGAGATCCGCCGCGAAATAACCAAAACCCATTTTCTACTCTCCAAAGTATCGCCGTTAACCGCCGTCGACTCGGCCAGTTTTTCCAAACTCGCCGCCCAAAACGACCTCGCTTCCCATCTCCCTTCTTTTTGTTCCTCTGCCAAACTCTTTTGCTTCCCCGATTTATCTCCGAGTCTCGAGAAACACCCCAAAGATGAAAGGTTCGCCGTCTACTCCAACATGAATTTCTCCAATTACGGAACGGACCGACTCGCTGGAGTCGACTCGTTCAAGAACTACTCGGAAGACAGCAACATCGTCGTCGACTCTTTCCACCGATACAGTCGGGATTCGACTGGGCACAAGGAACAATTCGCCAATTACGCCAGTGAGGGCAACGTCGTCGACCAGAACTTCCACTCCTATGCCGCCTCCGCCACTGGCGGTTCGGGAAACTTCAACAACTACAACCGTGAAGTCAACAATCCCAATCTCCGTTTCTCTTCATATGGGGATGACTCCAACGGGCATGGGCAGACATTCACGCAGTACACAGAGAATGCCAACGCCGGGAACGGGCAGTCATTCTCGGGTTATGGAAAAAACGGTAACGGCGTTCCTAACGAATTCAGTAGTTACGGAAAAGGAGCCAATGTGATAGGGTCAGGATTTTCCGGTTATGGAGAAGCAGCCAATGGGGCGAATGACAGTTTCACTTCGTACGGATTCGACTCTAATGCTCCACAAAATACGTTCAAGAGTTACGGAGACGGCGGAAATGCGGCGGTCAACACTTTCTCAAGCTATCGCGATCAATCCAATGTGGGTGACGATTCTTTCCAATCTTACGCCAAAAATTCCAATGGAGAGAAAGTCGATTTTTCAAACTATGGCCAATCTTTCAATGAAGGAACCGATAAATTCACTGGGTACGGCCAAGGAGCCGTGGTTCAATCCATTGGGTTCAAAATCTATGGAAGAAACAGCACTTTCAAGGATTATGCAAAAAAGGAGGGCATCGTTTTCGGTAGATACAACAATGGCAGTTCCTCTGAAACTGCTCAAGTTAAGGGCGGTAGCAGTGCCGTGAATAAATGGGTGGAGCCGGGCAAATTCTTCCGGGAAAAGTTGTTGAAGCAGGGAACCGTGATGCCAATGCCGGACATTAAAGATAAAATGCCTGTAAGGTCATTTTTGCCCCGGACTATTGTTTCAAAATTACCATTTTCTTCCTCCAAGTTTGGTGAATTGAAGCGGATATTCCACGCGGGGGATAACTCCACACTGGAAACCGTAATGCTGGACGCTTTGAAAGAGTGCGAGCGAGCGCCGAGCCCGGGCGAGACCAAGCGATGCGTGGGGTCGGCGGAGGACATGATCGATTTCGCCACCTCGGTTCTGGGGCGGAACGTGGAGGTTCGTACGACGGAGAACGTAAAAGGGTCAAAGCAGAACATAAAGATCGGAAGCGTTAAAGGAATCAACGGCGGGAAAGTAACGAAATCGGTTTCTTGCCATCAGAGTTTGTACCCGTATTTGCTTTACTATTGTCACTCGGTCCCCGAGGTCCGGGTCTATGAAGCGGATATTCTGGATCCGAAGTCACTGGAGAAGATCAATCATGGTGTTGCCATCTGTCATTTGGACACATCCAGTTGGAGTTCGAATCATGGAGCGTTCTTGGCATTGGGTTCGGGTCCGGGTCGGATCGAGGTGTGTCACTGGATTTTCGAGAATGACATGACTTGGACCATCTCTGATTCTTAA